In Alosa sapidissima isolate fAloSap1 chromosome 4, fAloSap1.pri, whole genome shotgun sequence, the following are encoded in one genomic region:
- the tshba gene encoding thyroid stimulating hormone subunit beta a isoform X2, with protein MAASGSASAFLSTVLCLLLRLALPMCVPTEYTLYVEKHECDFCVAINTTICMGFCFSRDSNVKELAGPRFLHQRGCTYQEVEYHTAVLPGCASHADSLFTYPMARSCHCGTCSTYSDVCAHKTRSVGSGQCSKPLWHLYPYPDQSNYIQYN; from the exons ATGGCTGCGTCAGGATCTGCGTCTGCCTTTCTCAGCACCGTGCTGTGTCTGCTCCTCCGTCTGGCCTTGCCCATGTGTGTTCCCACCGAGTACACGCTGTACGTGGAGAAGCACGAGTGTGACTTCTGCGTGGccatcaacaccaccatctgCATGGGATTCTGTTTCTCCAGG GACAGCAACGTGAAAGAGCTGGCTGGGCCTCGTTTCCTGCATCAGAGGGGTTGCACCTACCAGGAAGTGGAGTACCACACGGCGGTGCTGCCCGGCTGTGCCAGCCACGCcgactccctcttcacctacccCATGGCCCGGAGCTGCCACTGCGGCACCTGCAGCACCTACAGTGACGTCTGCGCCCACAAGACTCGCAGCGTGGGCAGTGGCCAGTGCTCCAAACCCCTCTGGCATCTCTACCCCTACCCTGACCAGAGCAACTACATCCAGTACAACTGA
- the slc5a8l gene encoding sodium-coupled monocarboxylate transporter 1, which produces MTGGGPVALFSVWDYVVFIGIVLAAAAVGLFQAIRSRKNTSSEEFLLGGRQMTAVPVAMSLTASFMSGITVIGTPAEAYRYGTAFWLFVFSYAIMSIFSAEVFVPLFYRLGITSTYEYLEMRYNKVIRVIGTSMYITQTALYTGMVIYAPALALNQITGLDLWGVLVATGVVCIIYCTLGGLKAVIWTDVFQMVIMLVGFVAVIARGAVLQGGLGNIWKDAGDGGRLETFDFNPDPLQRHTFWTIVVGGSLMWTSIYSINQSQVQRYISCRTMTQAKLSLYVNMVGLWVTVSLAMLSGLTMYSIYKDCDPLTRGDVGNMDQLLPYLVMDILAEFPGIPGLFVAAAYSGTLSTVSSSINALVAVTVEDFVKPFLPNMSDRHASWMNMGLSVFFGGVCIGMAAVASLMGSILQAALSIFGMISGPLLGLYLLGMFFRCANSTGGLSGLISGLVITLWVGIGAQIYPPGPDKTNPLPLTTAGCIVDTNFTTMSPWTTTMDLTTPVPRPPLADSWYSLSYLYFCPLGTIITIMVGLVVSLATGGCKREKLRPELFIGKRDLICFGCNRHSTETSELTEKVHPDGKQGIDNPEFSDIELEKKEKDMDTITRF; this is translated from the exons ATGACGGGTGGTGGCCCTGTGGCCCTCTTCTCGGTATGGGACTATGTGGTGTTcattggcattgtgttggcggcCGCTGCCGTGGGCCTCTTCCAGGCCATCCGCAGCCGCAAGAACACCAGCAGTGAGGAGTTCCTGCTGGGCGGCCGGCAGATGACCGCCGTGCCCGTGGCCATGTCGCTCACCGCCAGCTTCATGTCGGGCATCACCGTCATTGGGACGCCGGCCGAGGCCTATCGCTACGGCACGGCATTCTGGCTGTTTGTCTTCTCCTACGCCATTATGTCCATTTTCAGCGCAGAGGTGTTTGTCCCGCTGTTTTATCGACTGGGCATCACCAGCACCTATGAG TATCTCGAGATGCGCTACAATAAAGTGATAAGAGTGATTGGAACCTCCATGTACATCACTCAAACA GCTCTGTACACAGGCATGGTGATCTACGCTCCAGCGCTTGCCTTAAATCAAA TCACAGGGCTGGATCTATGGGGTGTTCTGGTAGCAACTGGGGTGGTCTGCATAATCTACTGCACCTTG GGGGGTCTGAAGGCGGTGATCTGGACGGACGTATTCCAGATGGTCATCATGCTGGTTGGGTTTGTGGCGGTGATAGCAAGAGGAGCTGTGCTGCAGGGAGGCCTGGGGAACATCTGGAAGGATGCCGGGGACGGAGGACGACTTGAGACTTTTGA CTTCAATCCAGACCCTCTGCAGCGACACACCTTCTGGACCATAGTGGTGGGCGGGAGTCTCATGTGGACGTCCATCTACTCCATCAACCAATCCCAAGTCCAGCGCTACATCTCTTGTCGCACCATGACACAAGCGAAATT GTCTTTGTATGTGAACATGGTAGGACTCTGGGTGACCGTTTCCTTAGCTATGTTGTCTGGTCTGACGATGTACTCCATTTACAAGGACTGCGACCCCCTGACCAGAGGTGATGTGGGCAATATGGATCAG CTTCTGCCGTACCTGGTAATGGACATATTAGCAGAATTCCCAGGAATCCCTGGTTTGTTTGTGGCAGCAGCCTACAGTGGCACGTTGAG TACCGTGTCGTCCAGTATCAATGCCCTGGTGGCTGTGACCGTGGAGGACTTTGTGAAGCCCTTCCTGCCAAACATGTCTGACAGACATGCGTCATGGATGAACATGGGGCTAA GTGTTTTTTTTGGTGGAGTATGCATTGGGATGGCAGCAGTTGCTTCACTGATGGGCAGTATCTTGCAG GCTGCGTTGTCGATATTTGGAATGATAAGTGGACCACTGCTAGGACTATATCTTCTGGGCATGTTCTTCCGTTGTGCCAATTCAACG GGAGGACTAAGTGGGCTGATAAGTGGCCTGGTCATCACTCTCTGGGTAGGCATTGGAGCTCAGATCTACCCCCCTGGTCCAGATAAGACAAACCCACTCCCTCTCACCACAGCTGGCTGCATCGTGGACACAAACTTCACCACCATGAGTCCATGGACAACAACAATGGATCTCACTACCCCAGTGCCCAG GCCGCCCCTTGCAGACAGCTGGTACTCTCTATCCTACCTGTACTTCTGCCCTCTAGGcacaatcatcaccatcatggtTGGTCTAGTAGTCAGCCTTGCCACAG GTGGATGCAAGAGAGAGAAGCTTCGTCCAGAGCTCTTCATTGGCAAGAGGGACCTGATCTGCTTTGGCTGTAACAGACACTCCACAGAG ACTTCTGAACTCACAGAGAAGGTACATCCTGATGGCAAGCAGGGAATTGACAACCCGGAGTTCAGCGACATCGAActggagaaaaaagaaaaggacatGGACACGATCACACGGTTCTGA
- the tshba gene encoding thyroid stimulating hormone subunit beta a isoform X1 has product MFSTNSCVVYRLRVVMAASGSASAFLSTVLCLLLRLALPMCVPTEYTLYVEKHECDFCVAINTTICMGFCFSRDSNVKELAGPRFLHQRGCTYQEVEYHTAVLPGCASHADSLFTYPMARSCHCGTCSTYSDVCAHKTRSVGSGQCSKPLWHLYPYPDQSNYIQYN; this is encoded by the exons ATGTTTTCCACCAACAGTTGTGTGGTGTATAGGCTGCGGGTGGTGATGGCTGCGTCAGGATCTGCGTCTGCCTTTCTCAGCACCGTGCTGTGTCTGCTCCTCCGTCTGGCCTTGCCCATGTGTGTTCCCACCGAGTACACGCTGTACGTGGAGAAGCACGAGTGTGACTTCTGCGTGGccatcaacaccaccatctgCATGGGATTCTGTTTCTCCAGG GACAGCAACGTGAAAGAGCTGGCTGGGCCTCGTTTCCTGCATCAGAGGGGTTGCACCTACCAGGAAGTGGAGTACCACACGGCGGTGCTGCCCGGCTGTGCCAGCCACGCcgactccctcttcacctacccCATGGCCCGGAGCTGCCACTGCGGCACCTGCAGCACCTACAGTGACGTCTGCGCCCACAAGACTCGCAGCGTGGGCAGTGGCCAGTGCTCCAAACCCCTCTGGCATCTCTACCCCTACCCTGACCAGAGCAACTACATCCAGTACAACTGA